The genomic window GCATGACTGGACTCATCTGGATCTTGCAGCTCTAAAGACTTCTTCACCCACTCGGGATGGTAAGTTACATGATACCAAGCTGAAGCCTTCTTCTCATACAAGATGTTTTTTTCCTCCTCGCTGAGATTTTCATGGTCAGGGATTGTTTCCTCAAATACTTTCCTGAACTCCTTTTTAAGGGAATTATAAGAATGCTTCAGTCTTTCTTTCAGTTCGCCTTGTTTCTTGCTTGTGTATTTGGGCATGGACCAGATGTGACCCGTCAcaatctcttcctctttctgCACCTTGTATTGCCCAAGAAGACCAATGAGTTGCCCGTCGTACAAACATTTGTGACCCCATGCCTCAGGGATCAAATCTTCAAATCCCGGTATTTCAAGAACAGCGTCATAAGGGATGGCACTTGGGTCTGTGCTTTCTTCTGAGGAAGCTTCTGCATCTTCATCATAAACCTCTTTTACCCGTCTGTAAAGCCGACCCAAGATTTTGTTCGACTTGTAAGTTTGGTAGTCTTCTTTTCCCATGAAATCTGGGtagagttttggttttaggtgGAAGGGCATTGACACAATTTTCCCTGTCTTTGGGAAATCAACTGCAGTGGCAGCTAGTTCTGCCAGTAGCAAACATTCTTCGTCCATGGCTCCATACTCACTTCTATCAGCATGAACGACGTGTGCATTGCAAATTGTGCCCAACTGCTCATTCGCCAAGTTTCTTGCAAAGAAATCGATTATGTCCTGTAACAAAAGCAATCAATTACCCAAGACTTGGCAAGCACagcaagaaaaaataacaaagaattCATAACTACATTGGCAGAAGCTACTAGCATCATGATACTGCCCTTGATAGTAACTAAACAGTCACAGTCACAGTAAGGCATGCGAAAAATACAAATCAGAATCAACAATATATGacaaagttttcttaaatgtCATCATCTTAGCTCCTACAGGATGAACACAGTATGCTGTTAACAACCTATGCCACGCAATCTATGAACTCAGAAGCAAGCAAAAGTAATCACTACAAGCatccaaaaacaaagtttccACCACTTCCAGAAATATCAGAGAGTTATACTGGAATCACTTGTCCATTTTATCTTAAGCGTCATCATCTCAGCTAACAGAAAAAAAGTGGGGAAGTAGATATTGACCTGGTGGTTGACAGCACGGCCTAAACTCTTCTCTTCAGCTGCATCATAATGCATGGCCGGATAGCTTTTCCTGTTGGGAGGGATGAGTTTCTGATCCCAAGCCACAAAGTACAGGTCCCCGTCAAGGTCACTGCCAGAAGCTTCGTTTGTATGCGGCCTATCACCTTTCTGAGGGAAAATAAGGCAGTCATACATGTGATGCAGCTGGGGTACATCAACAGCTTCTAAAATCCTTACATCCCCTGGGTGAAGACAAGGATTCTTAGCAATGGCTACATAGCCTTTAACTACTTCCAGATCTGTCTTTGTCTCCTTAAAACGAGACCCATGTTTGGAGAAACAATTTTCTATAGACGGTTTAGAGACTTGAATAAAGCATTGGCCATGTTCAAGTATCCCTGCTTCGTCTAGGCAACCCATTAGCCACCTTCCTGAAGTAACAAAAATACGAGATTTTTCTCTGAGACCCCAGAGTTGTGCAATTCTGACTGAAGACAACATCCCGCGTAGATGCGGCTcggtttttggtttgaaaccTGCACTAAGCATGATAGCTGCAGTGTTTCCCTGTTCAGCACATGATGCCGTGAGAACTTCAAATGCCACATCTGTATCATCAAGGATGCGGTTCAGTTTATAGAGCATGGATTCCTGCATATCCCAGAATATTTCATCCGGAACACCTAGTACGGATAGAAGGGTAATTATCTGCCGATTTAAGAACCCAGGTTGAAACCTCGTCCAGGAACAGATCTCCAAGATCGTATGTTTGGAAAAGAACTTCTTCATACTGTCTCGAAGGGCTAGCCTGATTCCATCACTTTTTGATGGCCAACGAGCAACAACCCCTTTGAAACCTGCGTAACGTATCTGATAAGCACAAGGGCTGTAGTGCACATCCAACTTAAGTTTCTCCATTACTTCGTCAGCGAGGTCAGGTGTGATTGTACCAATTCCGTCAGAGAAAACATACCCATTTCTCTCAATATCTGGAACCTCAGTGTCAACCTCGTGAGGCATGACATCTACAGTGGCATATGTGGAGGAGAAGCACAGGCCCATCCTAGCAGCACATTTTGCCACATTCTTGTCTTTGAACTTCCCCATCCATGTTTTTATATCTGACACACGTGTTTTCCCGTCTTCAGCAAAGAACCATGCAGAGCGGTCTCTCAGTTGATTGGCTGAGAATGCTAGAAAACTGTATTTTCTACCACATAGTTTAAACCCATCGGTTAATATGCTCTTCactcttttaaaaacgtaGGTCTTCTGGGAGAAAGAACTTGATGTCAAATCCTTCACAATAGGAGCAACAAAGTAAGAGAGAACATTCGAATTTATGGTCTGCATACTTTCATCCATGAAAGTTACCCGCAAAAATCTTTCAGCAACAGCTTTGTATCTCCTGAGTACCCTGTTGGAGAGCTCAACTTCTGGGGGTAGGCAATAGGCTCTGGTTGGGGTAATTACTAGTCTTCTGATCTCAGAGATATCCTCAGATTGTTCATGACTCCCTAAAAGCTTTGGATTTTTCTGAATCCATTCCTGAACAAGCTTCAACCTCTTGTACGCATCAAAAACTGGTCGTTTATAGGTACAGAGATGCTTGAGAGAAGCTATATTGACGTCCTTGGGTTGGTTTCTTAGAAGATCAAAGAATCGCTCAGTCAACTGAAACTGGTTAAAGACACCCCTGTGCAATACCGAATTTACTAGAAACATGATCTCAAAAGAGATTCCTTCCTTGTGATGAATGCAGAAGAAATGATCTGACACAGGCTCCCCAAAACAAGGCTCATTACGGATACGGGGAGGCCACCTCACACGTTCCTCTTGCACCCTCCGCATCCTAAAATAATCTAAGGCTGTTCTCAGTTTATTTTCATACCGCGGAGATATGAGCACTCGATATGAATGACATCGACCAATTGCCCCAACTTGAGTAAAATCAGTGGTACGGATCCaaggatcatcatcatccaagAGATCGCCAGGGACAGTATCGTaaatatcatcatcagcagTTCTGTACCAGACACGGGGTGAAGAAGCCAGCTGCAAAATAAGCACAAAGCCATGCAAGGTTTTATACTGCCTGACTGTTTGTATATCTCTCACCAATAACTCCAACTTATAATCACAATTGATCACAGCATGCATCACTGCATCCTTGAAAGAGAAGGCAGTGCTCtttctgaaacaaaacttGCACGTGTTGTCAAAAGGATCCACCAGGAAATCAACCCCTTCAGCtctccaagaaacaaaaaaatcatcccGAGAAACCAATGTCCCAATCTCAAGTGTAATACCAGCCAACTTATAAGGTACagtcgttcttcttctttgattaaGGGAATATGGATTCTTAGGACCCAAACTGACTTTTAACGGCTGGCCATCCAAGATGAGGTTGCATTGCCCTGCAGCATCCATGGCACGACCAGCTGATTCAAAAACTGCGAAATGGACAAAGGCATGAGGCTCCACTTTCTTATATTCATCAATACTGGGGATATTTGAAGTGTCTGCGATTTCAAAATTAGGATAAGACCCAGGAGGAGTCCACGAAGTTTTTAATCTGCAACGCCAAACAATTCCTACTTCATCTTCAAGGTAATCTGTGAGTTGTTTTGCAGTAGTGGATTCCCCAAATCCACCAATGCTTACTTGTGTCACAACCGACTTCTTCATATTTCCCTCTGACCCCATTTCTcctgaaaaagaaacatactAAACAGAAATAACCCCCACATGATAAGGCTGataagagaaaatattgaagaaaagCCCTAATTCGCTACTCCGTTGGAAGATCTAAGAccataaatatcaaattaagaGACAATATCGATGATTCCAACTACAAATACTATTGAAATCGATCACCTAATACATTGTTGATTGAATAATTTTGGAATCAAGCGGGAATAAATACAAAAGCACTTACACAGTGAGGTTCTGGAGACTTACACAGTGAGATCTTTTTCAATCTAATACTGGATACGAGGTAGAAATAGAAGCAATGCGGAGACTGGAGAGAGGATTAGTGAGTATGCGAAAAAGGGAGAACCCGCCATAGCTGAAACCATCTCTCGTTTTTATTTGACTTCGGCGAGTAAACGAAAGAGAGTCTGAGACTGATGAGGGGGAAAATAGACTGGAGAAGAAGTGCTTGTGCTGCTCACGTGCTATTTGTCTAATTAATGggcttttaaaatatattccTATTTGTTTCCATTATTGTACATAGGCCCATTTAAACAACCTGGGCCAAACCAAACCGTTATCAAGAAAATACAATCGAGAGATCCGACATTGACACAGTAAAGGTAGCAACAGAGAACAGActgaaggagaagaacaatACACAAATTTCTGGAGAAAGTTTTGAAGAATGACGACAATTTCCGATCTATCAGATGATTTGGTAGGTGATATTCTTTCTAGGGTTCCATTTACATCTCTAATCTCAGTGCGATCTACTTGTAAAAAGTGGAATGCTTTATCGAAAAATCAGATCTTTGGTAGAAAAACAGCAGCAAGGAATCAATTTCTAGAGTTCATGATTCTAGATTCTAGAGTTTGTTCTTTGAGATTAGATCTTCAAGGAATCCGTAACGAAGACAAAGAAGACTTCGTTGATCCATCTATGAAGCTAATAAG from Arabidopsis thaliana chromosome 3, partial sequence includes these protein-coding regions:
- the RDR6 gene encoding RNA-dependent RNA polymerase 6 — protein: MGSEGNMKKSVVTQVSIGGFGESTTAKQLTDYLEDEVGIVWRCRLKTSWTPPGSYPNFEIADTSNIPSIDEYKKVEPHAFVHFAVFESAGRAMDAAGQCNLILDGQPLKVSLGPKNPYSLNQRRRTTVPYKLAGITLEIGTLVSRDDFFVSWRAEGVDFLVDPFDNTCKFCFRKSTAFSFKDAVMHAVINCDYKLELLVRDIQTVRQYKTLHGFVLILQLASSPRVWYRTADDDIYDTVPGDLLDDDDPWIRTTDFTQVGAIGRCHSYRVLISPRYENKLRTALDYFRMRRVQEERVRWPPRIRNEPCFGEPVSDHFFCIHHKEGISFEIMFLVNSVLHRGVFNQFQLTERFFDLLRNQPKDVNIASLKHLCTYKRPVFDAYKRLKLVQEWIQKNPKLLGSHEQSEDISEIRRLVITPTRAYCLPPEVELSNRVLRRYKAVAERFLRVTFMDESMQTINSNVLSYFVAPIVKDLTSSSFSQKTYVFKRVKSILTDGFKLCGRKYSFLAFSANQLRDRSAWFFAEDGKTRVSDIKTWMGKFKDKNVAKCAARMGLCFSSTYATVDVMPHEVDTEVPDIERNGYVFSDGIGTITPDLADEVMEKLKLDVHYSPCAYQIRYAGFKGVVARWPSKSDGIRLALRDSMKKFFSKHTILEICSWTRFQPGFLNRQIITLLSVLGVPDEIFWDMQESMLYKLNRILDDTDVAFEVLTASCAEQGNTAAIMLSAGFKPKTEPHLRGMLSSVRIAQLWGLREKSRIFVTSGRWLMGCLDEAGILEHGQCFIQVSKPSIENCFSKHGSRFKETKTDLEVVKGYVAIAKNPCLHPGDVRILEAVDVPQLHHMYDCLIFPQKGDRPHTNEASGSDLDGDLYFVAWDQKLIPPNRKSYPAMHYDAAEEKSLGRAVNHQDIIDFFARNLANEQLGTICNAHVVHADRSEYGAMDEECLLLAELAATAVDFPKTGKIVSMPFHLKPKLYPDFMGKEDYQTYKSNKILGRLYRRVKEVYDEDAEASSEESTDPSAIPYDAVLEIPGFEDLIPEAWGHKCLYDGQLIGLLGQYKVQKEEEIVTGHIWSMPKYTSKKQGELKERLKHSYNSLKKEFRKVFEETIPDHENLSEEEKNILYEKKASAWYHVTYHPEWVKKSLELQDPDESSHAAMLSFAWIAADYLARIKIRSREMGSIDSAKPVDSLAKFLAQRL